The window GAAATCGTAATCGGTGCGGGTCTGCCAGCCGGCGCCCTTGGTTTCGATGGTCCAGGAAGCGGATTCGCCGTCGGGCGGGCCTTTCGGCCGGCTCACCGTGGTGGCGAGGTCGTACAAGCGGCCGAACTTGCGCAGTTCGGTGCGAAACATGCGGTAATACTGCGCGAGGCCCCGCGGATCGTATCCCTGCACGTAGATGACATGACGGTGCTGGACGCGCACGCTGGTTCCCCGGACTGACAGCGGACTATAGCAGGCCACGTCACGCGCCAAGCGCTAATTCGGCTTGCTTCTTTCCCGCCCCGAAGGGGAAGGGGTCGCTCTATCTCACTGAACGTCCAGCGGCTCCGTTCCGGTCACCTGGCCGTTGGAATCCGTGGTGATCTTGTCGACCCGGGCCTCGGCCTGGCGCAGCAACTCGTCGCAGCGGCGCTTCAGGGCTTCGCCGCGCTCGTAGATGGCCACGGATTCTTCCAGCGGAACCTTGCCGTCCTCGAGCCGCTTCACGATCGTTTCGAGTTCTTCGATCGCACGCTCGAAGGTCAGCTTCTTGACGTCCGCATGATTGGTTTCGGCCATATCGCGTTCCTGATCGCGCTGGAGGGAGCGCTGATTCAAAATGATGTTTGAGGGCGGAGTGTGGCGGGAATTATGCGCCCATCAGCGCGGTAACATGGGCTGCAACCGATTCTTTCAGGCCCTGCAGATCATAGCCACCCTCGAGCACCGAGACAATGCGGCCGCCGGCGCTCTTGTCGGCGACGTCCATCAGCTTGCGCGTCACCCAGCCGAAGTCCTCGGCGTCGAGATTGAGCGACGCCAGGGGATCGCGGCGATGCGCGTCGAAGCCGGCGGAGAGGATGATCAGTTCCGGCGAAAATTTCTGCAGCTGCGGCAGAATGACGTTCTCGAAGGCGGAGCGGAATTTGGTGCCGCCATCGCCATCGGCCAG is drawn from Nitrobacteraceae bacterium AZCC 2146 and contains these coding sequences:
- a CDS encoding exodeoxyribonuclease VII small subunit (product_source=KO:K03602; cath_funfam=1.10.287.1040; cog=COG1722; ko=KO:K03602; pfam=PF02609; smart=SM00150; superfamily=116842; tigrfam=TIGR01280), coding for MAETNHADVKKLTFERAIEELETIVKRLEDGKVPLEESVAIYERGEALKRRCDELLRQAEARVDKITTDSNGQVTGTEPLDVQ